A single Cannabis sativa cultivar Pink pepper isolate KNU-18-1 chromosome 7, ASM2916894v1, whole genome shotgun sequence DNA region contains:
- the LOC133039713 gene encoding secreted RxLR effector protein 161-like, with product MSKVPYPSVVGTIMYLMVSTRPNLAFAISTLSKYMANQGKIHWFTMKWVFRYLVGTPKVGLIYKQQKFSTNIERYSDADYAGDRDSRKSTSSYMISLGGNCVSWKAQLQPVVALSTTESEHISTTKAIKEAIWIKGLLTEIKLLKEVPRVYSDSQICVHLCGNPGFHDQTKHIEIKYHFIRDKVTQGEIQVKKDPTEENPADMGTKVVTLNKFKHCMNLLGVDT from the coding sequence ATGAGTAAAGTGCCTTACCCAAGTGTTGTTGGGACTATTATGTACTTGATGGTTAGTACAAGGCCAAATCTTGCCTTTGCCATAAGTACCTTGAGCAAATACATGGCAAATCAAGGAAAGATTCATTGGTTTACAATGAAATGGGTTTTCAGGTACCTAGTAGGAACACCTAAGGTTGGACTAATCTACAAGCAACAAAAGTTCAGCACCAACATAGAGAGATACAGCGATGCTGACTATGCCGGGGATAGAGACAGTAGAAAGTCTACTTCATCTTACATGATTTCACTAGGAGGGAACTGTGTGAGTTGGAAAGCCCAACTCCAACCTGTGGTTGCACTTTCAACAACAGAATCTGAGCACATATCAACCACAAAAGCTATTAAAGAAGCCATATGGATAAAAGGACTCTTGACAGAGATCAAGCTACTTAAAGAGGTTCCTAGAGTGTACTCAGATAGTCAAATATGTGTACACTTGTGTGGGAACCCTGGGTTCCATGACCAGACTAAACACATAGAGATTAAGTATCACTTTATAAGGGACAAGGTGACTCAAGGTGAGATACAAGTGAAAAAAGATCCTACTGAGGAGAACCCAGCAGATATGGGAACTAAGGTGGTGACTCTCAACAAGTTCAAACATTGTATGAACCTATTGGGAGTTGACACATGA